The following coding sequences lie in one Rothia sp. SD9660Na genomic window:
- the trpB gene encoding tryptophan synthase subunit beta, translated as MTETLADQFLASGQSLKNAPGPYFGQYGGRYMAESLIAAMDELEATFNEAKNDPEFLAEFRRLSAEYSNRPSLLTEVPRLSAEAGGVRFFLKREDLNHTGSHKINNVIGQALLAKRMGKTRLIAETGAGQHGVATATAAALFGMECVVYMGEEDTERQALNVARMQLLGATVIAVQTGSRTLKDAINEALRDWVSNVDTTHYLLGTAAGAHPFPAMVRYFHDAIGTEAREQFLEATGTLPTGIAACVGGGSNAIGLFHAFLDDADVKIYGFEAGGDGIDTDRHAATISLGRPGMLHGAITYLMQDEDGQTIESHSISAGLDYPGVGPEHAYLSDIGRVDYQAVTDTEAMDALRLLCRTEGIIPALESAHALAGALRVARQWAAEDPATAHEKSMIVCLSGRGDKDMETALKWFGLGKAIPSTSLNVGNKEAAAETTAQNDKAMRNESKGA; from the coding sequence ATGACTGAAACCCTCGCAGATCAATTCCTGGCCTCGGGCCAGAGCCTCAAAAACGCGCCCGGCCCCTACTTTGGGCAGTACGGCGGGCGCTACATGGCAGAATCCCTGATCGCCGCCATGGATGAGCTCGAAGCCACCTTCAACGAGGCTAAAAACGACCCCGAATTCCTAGCCGAGTTCCGCCGCCTGTCAGCCGAATACTCCAACCGCCCCTCCCTGCTGACCGAGGTGCCCCGCCTCTCGGCAGAAGCCGGGGGAGTGCGCTTCTTCCTCAAGCGGGAAGACCTCAACCACACCGGGTCTCACAAAATTAACAACGTCATCGGCCAGGCCCTGCTGGCCAAGCGTATGGGTAAGACCCGCCTCATTGCCGAAACCGGTGCAGGCCAGCACGGCGTTGCTACCGCCACCGCCGCCGCCCTCTTCGGCATGGAATGCGTGGTCTACATGGGCGAAGAAGACACCGAACGTCAGGCCCTGAACGTCGCCCGCATGCAGCTACTGGGTGCCACCGTCATTGCCGTGCAGACCGGTTCCCGCACCCTCAAAGACGCCATCAACGAGGCCCTGCGCGACTGGGTCTCCAATGTCGACACCACCCACTACCTGCTGGGAACTGCAGCCGGCGCCCACCCCTTCCCCGCCATGGTGCGCTACTTCCACGACGCCATCGGCACCGAAGCCCGCGAACAGTTCCTTGAAGCAACAGGCACCCTACCTACCGGCATCGCAGCCTGCGTCGGCGGTGGCTCCAACGCCATCGGCCTCTTCCACGCCTTCCTCGACGACGCCGACGTCAAAATCTACGGCTTCGAAGCCGGCGGCGACGGAATCGATACCGACCGCCACGCCGCCACCATCTCCCTGGGCCGCCCCGGCATGCTCCACGGCGCCATCACCTACCTCATGCAGGACGAGGACGGCCAAACCATCGAGTCCCACTCCATCTCAGCGGGCCTCGACTACCCCGGCGTCGGCCCCGAACACGCCTACCTCTCAGACATCGGCCGCGTCGACTACCAGGCTGTCACCGACACCGAAGCCATGGACGCCCTGCGTCTGCTCTGCCGCACCGAAGGTATCATCCCCGCCCTCGAATCGGCTCATGCGCTGGCAGGTGCCCTGCGCGTTGCCCGTCAGTGGGCGGCAGAAGACCCCGCCACCGCGCACGAAAAGTCCATGATTGTCTGCCTCTCCGGACGAGGAGATAAGGACATGGAAACCGCTCTCAAGTGGTTTGGCCTGGGCAAGGCCATTCCCTCCACCAGCTTGAACGTGGGCAACAAGGAAGCGGCGGCAGAGACCACCGCACAGAACGACAAGGCTATGCGGAACGAAAGCAAGGGTGCCTAA